The window CTGGAAGTAGACGCTCGACGGAAGCTCCGCGCCGCTCTTCATGCGGCTGCGGTAACCCAGCAGCGGCATCACGCAGTCGAGGCTCAGCGCGCGGTCGAAGTCGGTGCCGCCGATATGCACGCCGCCGTTGCCGAGCAGGTCCTCGCGCCGGTCGTGGTCGTCGTGCGAGCGGCGGGCGCGCTCGGGCGACAGGCGCACGAGCGAGAAGTCCGCGGTGCCGCCACCGATGTCGGCGATCAGCACCAGCTCTTCGCGCGCGAGCGACAGTTCGTAGTGCAGCGCCGCGCCGATCGGCTCGAACTGGAAGCTCACGTCGCGGAAACCCACTTGCGCGGCGATCTCGGCGAGCGTCTGCTGCGCCTTGTGGTCGGCGTCCTCGTCGTCATCGACGAAGCGCACCGGACGGCCGAATACCGCGCGATCGAAGCTGCGCCCGGCCTGCGCCTCGGCACGTGACTTCAGCTCGCCGATGAAGCCCGCGAGGAGGTCGCGAAAGCGCAGTGCGCGCCCCTGCACCTCGGTCTGGCCGTCGATCAGGCTGCTGCCGAGCAGGCTCTTCAGCGCGCGCATCAGGCGGCCTTCGTAGCCTTCGAGGTATTCCGCCAGCGCCGCGCGGCCGAATGCGGTCGTCTCCTCGTCGGCGTTGAAGAACACCGCCGAAGGCAGCGTGGGCTTGCCGTCCTCGAGCGCGAGCAGCGTCGCCGCGCCCGGACGTACCCAGCCGACCGTGGAGTTCGAAGTGCCGAAATCGATGCCGCAGGCGCGGGCGGGTTGGTCCATGAAGCAAGTATCCGCAGGATGGGTCCGCGATGCTACCGGACCACCGGGGCAAGAGGAACTCTCGGGAAGGGAAATGGCGGCGA is drawn from Azoarcus sp. DN11 and contains these coding sequences:
- a CDS encoding Hsp70 family protein, with product MDQPARACGIDFGTSNSTVGWVRPGAATLLALEDGKPTLPSAVFFNADEETTAFGRAALAEYLEGYEGRLMRALKSLLGSSLIDGQTEVQGRALRFRDLLAGFIGELKSRAEAQAGRSFDRAVFGRPVRFVDDDEDADHKAQQTLAEIAAQVGFRDVSFQFEPIGAALHYELSLAREELVLIADIGGGTADFSLVRLSPERARRSHDDHDRREDLLGNGGVHIGGTDFDRALSLDCVMPLLGYRSRMKSGAELPSSVYFQLATWHTINFAYTRQAWADLQNVYRDAAARAELDRLAKLISQREGHWLALQVEQAKIDLSAAPVATMNLERLEAALAHTITDADFVRATLSLVDRVAACVRALLDEAGVRREQVDTIYFTGGGSAVPQLRARIAAELPGARSVEGDLYGSIGAGLAVEAARRYG